Proteins from one Loktanella sp. M215 genomic window:
- a CDS encoding PA0069 family radical SAM protein, with translation MDLGPPPRYRTPGRAAGGNPDVRFDRLTREGADDGWTLDDDLPVLRTQVSDEVPRRVISKNTSPDISFEQSINPYRGCEHGCIYCFARPSHAYLGLSPGLDFETRLIARPDAPQVLARELRAKGYVPRTIAIGTNTDPYQPIERDRGIMRGILQVLSEFNHPVAIVTKGALITRDIDILAPMAAKGLARVGVSVTTLDNATSRAMEPRVPLPAVRLRAIRALTEAGIDVRVMVSPIVPALTDHELEAILKAAAEAGAVAASSIVLRLPREVAGLFRDWVAETYPDRAARIMGRVRELHGGMDYDPAFGTRMTGQGEWARLLRQRFDLAARRLGLDRRLPPLRTDLFAAPPRAGDQLSLL, from the coding sequence ATGGATTTGGGACCGCCGCCACGTTATCGCACGCCCGGACGGGCCGCCGGGGGGAACCCGGATGTCCGGTTCGACCGGCTGACGCGGGAGGGTGCGGACGACGGCTGGACCTTGGACGATGATCTGCCGGTGCTGCGCACGCAGGTCAGCGACGAGGTGCCGCGGCGGGTAATCTCGAAAAACACCTCGCCTGACATTTCGTTTGAGCAGTCGATCAATCCCTACCGCGGCTGCGAGCATGGCTGCATCTATTGTTTTGCGCGGCCCAGTCACGCCTATCTGGGCCTGTCGCCGGGGCTGGATTTCGAGACGCGGCTGATCGCGCGGCCCGATGCGCCTCAGGTTCTTGCGCGGGAGTTGCGGGCCAAGGGCTATGTGCCGCGCACCATCGCGATCGGCACGAATACCGATCCCTACCAGCCGATCGAGCGTGACAGGGGGATCATGCGCGGGATTCTGCAAGTGTTGTCGGAGTTCAACCATCCGGTGGCCATCGTGACCAAAGGCGCGCTGATCACACGCGACATCGACATTCTGGCGCCGATGGCGGCCAAGGGACTGGCGCGGGTCGGAGTTTCGGTCACGACGCTGGACAACGCCACCAGCCGCGCGATGGAGCCGCGCGTGCCGCTGCCCGCCGTGCGCCTGCGGGCGATCCGGGCGCTGACGGAGGCGGGGATCGACGTGCGGGTCATGGTCTCTCCGATCGTGCCCGCGCTGACGGATCACGAGCTGGAGGCGATTTTGAAGGCGGCGGCGGAAGCTGGGGCGGTGGCCGCGTCATCCATCGTGTTGCGGCTGCCGCGCGAGGTCGCGGGGCTGTTCCGCGACTGGGTGGCGGAGACCTATCCCGACCGCGCCGCGCGCATCATGGGGCGGGTGCGGGAATTGCACGGCGGGATGGATTACGACCCTGCGTTCGGCACGCGGATGACCGGGCAGGGGGAATGGGCGCGGCTGCTGCGGCAGCGATTCGATCTGGCGGCACGGCGGCTGGGACTGGACAGGCGGTTGCCGCCGTTGCGGACCGACCTGTTCGCAGCCCCGCCGCGGGCGGGAGATCAGCTTTCGTTGTTGTGA
- the bmt gene encoding betaine--homocysteine S-methyltransferase, producing the protein MLADGATGTNLFNMGLSSGDAPEMWNVEHPDRIAQLYQGAVDAGSDLFLTNSFGGNASRLKLHDAQGRVMELNKAAAEIGREVADKSGRTVIVAGSVGPTGDIMMPMGSLTHELAVEMFHEQAEGLKAGGADVLWVETISAFEEYAAAAEAFKLADMPWCGTMSFDTAGRTMMGVTSREMVKSVAKLAYQPQGFGANCGTGASDLLRTILGMADADPDLPLISKGNAGIPKYHDGHIHYDGTPELMADYAELARNCGARIIGGCCGTTPEHLTAMREALETRPKGDRPTLDQITAALGTFSSESDGTDGNGPVRAARRGKRRG; encoded by the coding sequence ATCCTCGCCGATGGCGCCACCGGGACCAATCTGTTCAACATGGGTCTTTCTTCCGGCGACGCGCCAGAGATGTGGAACGTCGAACATCCTGACCGGATCGCGCAACTCTATCAGGGCGCCGTCGACGCAGGCTCCGACCTCTTTCTGACCAACAGCTTCGGCGGCAATGCCTCGCGCCTGAAACTGCACGACGCGCAAGGCCGCGTGATGGAGTTGAACAAGGCCGCCGCCGAAATCGGGCGCGAGGTCGCGGACAAGTCCGGCCGCACGGTCATCGTCGCAGGCTCGGTAGGGCCGACCGGCGACATCATGATGCCGATGGGCAGCCTGACCCACGAACTCGCGGTCGAGATGTTCCACGAACAGGCCGAAGGGCTCAAGGCCGGCGGGGCCGATGTGCTCTGGGTCGAAACCATTTCCGCCTTCGAGGAATACGCCGCCGCCGCCGAGGCCTTCAAGCTGGCCGACATGCCGTGGTGCGGCACGATGTCGTTTGATACCGCCGGACGCACCATGATGGGCGTCACCAGCCGCGAGATGGTGAAATCCGTGGCCAAGCTCGCCTACCAGCCGCAGGGCTTTGGCGCCAACTGCGGCACCGGGGCCTCGGACCTGCTGCGGACGATCCTTGGCATGGCGGACGCCGACCCGGACCTGCCGCTGATCTCCAAGGGCAACGCTGGCATCCCGAAATACCACGACGGCCACATTCATTATGACGGCACGCCGGAACTGATGGCCGATTACGCGGAACTCGCCCGCAACTGCGGGGCCAGGATCATCGGCGGCTGCTGCGGCACCACCCCCGAACACCTGACCGCGATGCGCGAAGCGCTGGAAACCCGCCCCAAAGGCGACCGCCCGACGCTCGACCAGATCACCGCCGCTCTGGGCACCTTCTCGTCTGAATCCGACGGTACCGACGGTAACGGCCCGGTCCGCGCCGCCCGCCGCGGTAAGCGCCGCGGCTGA
- a CDS encoding corrinoid protein yields the protein MSDDDDIILADLNDEDLVAQMFDDLYDGMKEEIEDGVNILIGRGWEPYRVLTEALVGGMTIVGADFRDGILFVPEVLLAANAMKGGMAILKPLLAETGAPTIGKMVIGTVKGDIHDIGKNLVGMMMEGAGFEVIDLGINNAVDGYIEALEKEKADILGMSALLTTTMPYMKVVIDTLIEKGMREDYIVLVGGAPLNEEFGRAIGADAYCRDAAVAVETAKTWMARKHNRASAG from the coding sequence ATGTCAGACGACGACGACATCATCCTCGCCGACCTCAACGACGAAGACCTCGTCGCGCAGATGTTCGACGACCTCTACGACGGCATGAAGGAAGAGATCGAGGACGGCGTCAACATCCTGATCGGCCGCGGCTGGGAACCCTACCGGGTGCTGACCGAGGCGCTGGTCGGCGGCATGACCATCGTCGGCGCCGACTTCCGCGACGGCATTCTCTTCGTGCCAGAGGTGCTCTTGGCCGCCAATGCGATGAAGGGCGGCATGGCCATCCTGAAACCCCTGCTGGCCGAAACCGGCGCGCCGACCATCGGCAAGATGGTCATCGGCACCGTCAAGGGCGACATCCACGACATCGGCAAGAACCTCGTCGGCATGATGATGGAAGGCGCGGGATTCGAGGTCATCGACCTTGGCATCAACAACGCCGTCGACGGCTATATCGAGGCGCTGGAAAAGGAAAAGGCCGACATCCTCGGCATGTCCGCCCTGCTGACCACGACGATGCCCTACATGAAGGTCGTGATCGACACGCTGATCGAAAAGGGCATGCGGGAAGATTACATCGTGCTCGTCGGCGGCGCACCTCTGAACGAGGAATTCGGGCGTGCCATTGGTGCCGACGCCTATTGCCGAGATGCCGCCGTCGCGGTCGAAACCGCAAAGACCTGGATGGCCCGCAAACACAATCGCGCGAGCGCTGGCTGA